In Streptomyces hawaiiensis, one genomic interval encodes:
- the recD2 gene encoding SF1B family DNA helicase RecD2: MTDQAGAAQAGERRLATLEGVLERITYANEENGYTVARVDTGRGAGDLLTVVGALLGAQAGESLRMEGRWSSHPQYGKQFHVENYTTVLPATVQGIRRYLGSGLVKGIGPVFADRITRHFGMDTLKIIEEEPKRLVEVPGLGPKRTKKIADAWEEQKAIKEVMLFLQTVEVSTSIAVRIYKKYGDASISVVKNQPYRLASDVWGIGFLTADKIAQSVGIPHDSPERVKAGLQYALSQSTDQGHCFLPEEQLIKDAVKLLQVDTGLVIECLAELAEPPEDGEDPGVVREKVPGPDGGEPVTAIYLVPFHRAELSLSAQLLRLLRTGEDRMPGFRAVAWDKALSWLKGRTGTELAPEQEAAVKLALTEKVAVLTGGPGCGKSFTVRSIVELARARKAKVVLAAPTGRAAKRLAELTGAEASTVHRLLELKPGGDAAYDRERPLDADLVVVDEASMLDLLLANKLVKAVPPGAHLLFVGDVDQLPSVGAGEILRDLLADGGPIPAVRLTRVFRQAQQSGVVTNAHRINAGQHPVTDGMKDFFLFVEDDTEAVGRLTVDVAARRIPAKFGLDPRRDVQVLAPMHRGPAGAGTLNGLLQQAVTPGRPDLPEKRFGGRVFRVGDKVTQIRNNYDKGENGVFNGTVGVVTSLDPVDQRLTVLTDEDEEVPYEFDELDELAHAYAVTIHRSQGSEYPAVVIPVTTSAWMMLQRNLLYTAVTRAKQLVVLVGSRKAIGQAVRTVSAGRRCTALDFRLGSTKNDRSNES; this comes from the coding sequence ATGACCGATCAGGCGGGGGCCGCCCAGGCGGGCGAGCGGCGACTGGCCACACTGGAAGGCGTACTCGAACGCATCACGTACGCCAACGAGGAAAACGGCTACACGGTCGCCCGGGTCGACACCGGCAGAGGCGCCGGCGACCTCCTCACGGTCGTCGGCGCGCTGCTCGGAGCCCAGGCCGGCGAATCCCTGCGCATGGAGGGACGCTGGAGCTCCCACCCGCAGTACGGCAAGCAGTTCCACGTCGAGAACTACACGACGGTCCTGCCGGCCACCGTCCAGGGCATCCGCCGCTACCTCGGCTCCGGCCTGGTCAAGGGCATCGGCCCGGTCTTCGCCGACCGCATCACGCGGCACTTCGGCATGGACACCCTCAAGATCATCGAGGAGGAGCCCAAGCGGCTCGTCGAGGTCCCCGGGCTCGGCCCCAAGCGCACCAAGAAGATCGCCGACGCCTGGGAGGAGCAGAAGGCCATCAAGGAGGTCATGCTCTTCCTCCAGACGGTCGAGGTCTCCACGTCCATCGCCGTGCGCATCTACAAGAAGTACGGCGACGCCTCCATCTCGGTCGTGAAGAACCAGCCGTACCGGCTCGCGTCCGACGTCTGGGGCATCGGCTTCCTCACCGCCGACAAGATCGCCCAGTCCGTCGGCATCCCGCACGACAGCCCCGAGCGCGTCAAGGCCGGCCTGCAGTACGCGCTGTCCCAGTCCACCGACCAGGGGCACTGCTTCCTCCCGGAGGAGCAACTGATCAAGGACGCGGTCAAGCTCCTCCAGGTCGACACGGGCCTGGTCATCGAATGCCTGGCCGAACTGGCCGAACCCCCCGAGGACGGCGAGGACCCCGGCGTCGTACGGGAGAAGGTGCCGGGCCCCGACGGCGGGGAGCCCGTCACCGCGATCTACCTCGTCCCCTTCCACCGCGCCGAACTCTCCCTGTCCGCCCAGCTGCTGCGCCTCCTGCGCACCGGCGAGGACCGCATGCCGGGCTTCCGGGCCGTGGCCTGGGACAAGGCGCTGAGCTGGCTGAAGGGCCGTACGGGCACCGAGCTCGCGCCCGAGCAGGAGGCCGCCGTCAAACTGGCGCTGACCGAGAAGGTCGCCGTCCTCACCGGCGGGCCCGGCTGCGGCAAGTCCTTCACGGTCCGCTCGATCGTGGAGCTGGCCCGCGCCAGGAAGGCGAAGGTCGTGCTCGCCGCCCCCACGGGCCGGGCCGCCAAGCGCCTGGCCGAGCTCACCGGCGCCGAGGCCTCCACCGTCCACCGCCTGCTGGAGCTCAAGCCCGGCGGCGACGCGGCCTACGACCGGGAGCGCCCGCTGGACGCCGACCTGGTGGTGGTCGACGAGGCGTCCATGCTGGACCTGCTCCTGGCCAACAAGCTGGTCAAGGCGGTCCCGCCGGGAGCACATCTGCTGTTCGTGGGGGACGTGGACCAGCTGCCCAGCGTCGGCGCGGGCGAGATCCTGCGGGACCTCCTGGCCGACGGCGGCCCGATCCCCGCCGTCCGTCTCACCCGGGTCTTCCGGCAGGCCCAGCAGTCGGGTGTGGTGACCAACGCGCACCGGATCAACGCCGGCCAACACCCGGTCACGGACGGCATGAAGGACTTCTTCCTCTTCGTCGAGGACGACACCGAAGCCGTCGGCAGGCTCACCGTCGATGTGGCCGCCCGCCGCATTCCGGCCAAGTTCGGGCTGGACCCGCGCCGGGACGTCCAGGTCCTCGCGCCCATGCACCGCGGCCCGGCCGGTGCGGGCACCCTCAACGGCCTGCTCCAGCAGGCCGTCACCCCGGGCCGCCCCGACCTGCCCGAGAAGAGATTCGGCGGACGGGTGTTCCGTGTCGGCGACAAGGTCACCCAGATTCGCAACAATTACGACAAGGGCGAGAACGGGGTCTTCAACGGCACGGTCGGTGTGGTGACCTCGCTCGACCCGGTCGACCAGCGCCTGACGGTGCTCACGGACGAGGACGAGGAGGTGCCGTACGAGTTCGACGAGCTCGACGAGCTGGCCCACGCGTACGCCGTGACGATCCACCGCTCCCAGGGCAGCGAGTACCCGGCGGTCGTCATCCCGGTCACCACGAGCGCCTGGATGATGCTCCAGCGGAACCTGCTCTACACGGCGGTCACCCGGGCCAAACAGCTGGTCGTCCTGGTCGGTTCGCGCAAGGCGATCGGCCAGGCGG
- a CDS encoding GNAT family N-acetyltransferase — MPPTLRTPRLFLDAYRPDDEESFVALFQDRRVSRWMGDGPAAEAADRALFGRIFSKVYAGDLFDVWAVRRGGLLVGHAEIKRTEEVDGHEIVYALGPDVWGSGLGTELAEALVSHGFESLGLTEVHATVAAQNKASLRLLGKIGFEHARDIVEDDGALTRVLTRRLPGRS, encoded by the coding sequence ATGCCCCCGACCTTGCGCACCCCACGCCTGTTTCTTGACGCCTACCGCCCGGACGACGAAGAGAGCTTCGTCGCACTGTTCCAGGACAGGAGGGTGTCCCGGTGGATGGGTGACGGGCCTGCTGCCGAGGCCGCGGACCGGGCGCTGTTCGGGCGGATCTTCAGCAAGGTGTACGCGGGGGATCTGTTCGACGTGTGGGCGGTCCGGCGTGGCGGGCTCCTGGTCGGGCACGCGGAGATCAAGCGGACCGAAGAGGTCGATGGTCACGAGATCGTCTATGCCCTGGGGCCTGACGTCTGGGGCAGCGGGCTCGGAACGGAGCTGGCGGAGGCGCTCGTGAGTCATGGCTTCGAGTCGCTCGGGCTGACCGAGGTGCACGCCACCGTGGCCGCGCAGAACAAGGCGTCGCTGCGCCTGCTGGGCAAGATCGGGTTCGAACACGCTCGGGACATCGTCGAGGACGACGGCGCGCTCACGCGCGTGCTGACCCGCCGTCTCCCGGGGCGCTCGTAG